The following proteins are co-located in the Herpetosiphonaceae bacterium genome:
- a CDS encoding C39 family peptidase, producing MGRRLRMLAGLFVLAGLALAPASSTFAGEGKGNHVGTYIGNDAGQVSADGSKIIPEADPVSAKQQRILERKQELSTEYRKVKQGKLDAKVHEQNYRRFLAEIGEDPHQQGAALAGGSGIGTMAAGYSSRTLSLTQVAQINSYYCGPASAYSILGALGKWTSYDGESLSQSMLATRKYLETDYWGNTPWSVGSSRPYPETLNYWRTGSYYGYYVAVGTTVNAATFKDNMTYDIDRNWPVGGNAWEVAGSQNPHLVGHPTNTDIFHWIAIYGYANWGDTTYYADPASGASSLGWTSVPRYAGISTNTLAVILDGRGYVW from the coding sequence ATGGGCAGGCGATTGCGCATGTTAGCAGGGCTGTTCGTACTGGCCGGGCTGGCCCTAGCACCGGCAAGCTCGACGTTTGCAGGCGAAGGCAAAGGCAATCACGTCGGAACCTACATCGGAAACGATGCGGGCCAGGTCAGCGCGGACGGCTCGAAGATCATCCCCGAAGCCGACCCTGTCTCTGCGAAACAGCAGCGGATTCTGGAGCGCAAACAGGAGCTGTCGACTGAGTACCGCAAGGTCAAGCAGGGCAAGCTCGACGCCAAGGTCCACGAGCAGAACTACCGGCGCTTCCTGGCGGAGATCGGCGAAGATCCGCACCAGCAGGGCGCTGCCCTCGCGGGCGGTTCTGGCATCGGCACGATGGCTGCGGGCTATTCCAGCCGCACGCTCTCGCTGACCCAGGTCGCGCAGATCAACTCGTACTACTGCGGCCCTGCCTCGGCCTACTCGATCCTGGGCGCGCTCGGCAAGTGGACCAGCTACGACGGCGAGAGCCTGAGCCAGTCGATGCTGGCGACACGCAAGTATCTCGAAACCGACTACTGGGGCAACACGCCCTGGTCGGTAGGCAGCAGCCGCCCGTATCCCGAAACGCTCAACTACTGGCGCACCGGCTCCTACTACGGCTACTACGTGGCGGTCGGCACCACGGTGAACGCGGCGACGTTCAAGGACAACATGACCTACGACATCGACCGCAACTGGCCGGTCGGCGGCAACGCCTGGGAAGTCGCAGGCTCGCAAAATCCGCACCTCGTCGGCCACCCCACCAATACCGACATCTTCCACTGGATCGCGATCTACGGCTATGCCAACTGGGGCGACACCACCTATTACGCCGATCCGGCCAGCGGCGCGAGCAGCCTGGGCTGGACCAGCGTGCCGCGCTACGCGGGCATCAGCACCAACACGCTGGCGGTGATCCTGGATGGTCGCGGGTATGTATGGTAG
- a CDS encoding glycosyltransferase family 1 protein: protein MRIGYLTYGLDRAPTGIGRYAVELLRALAALPGAPDIVMLTTEREDRHDLWSRFERHHVPGCRLLPALMTLGNAALSDAARRYRLDLLHDPNGIAPFFGPRAGARRVVTIHDAFAFVYPETHNRLDNWRYHAMLTRAARRADMVLTDSDHSRQDLKRYLAIPDANLRLIHCGLDPRFQPVGDDHERRAVLARYGIQPPYLLYVGGINARKNIARLLEAFARVRERHAALKLVIGGKRQWQTGAIDATFERLALHEHVQFTGYLADADLPALYSAAEVFVFPSLYEGFGLPPLEALACGTPVVTSNASSLPEVVGDAALTVDPYAVDALATAIQRALTDAALRADLRQRGLSRARQFTWQRAAREVFEVYQHVLGRALDGTMPEAVPADRQSIGS, encoded by the coding sequence ATGCGGATTGGCTATCTGACATATGGGCTGGATCGCGCTCCGACCGGCATCGGACGCTACGCCGTAGAGCTGCTGCGCGCGCTGGCCGCGCTGCCAGGCGCGCCCGACATCGTGATGCTGACGACCGAGCGCGAAGATCGGCACGATCTCTGGTCGCGCTTCGAGCGGCACCATGTGCCCGGCTGCCGCCTGCTGCCCGCGCTGATGACGCTCGGCAACGCCGCGCTGTCCGATGCGGCGCGACGCTACCGGCTCGATCTGCTGCACGACCCGAACGGGATCGCGCCCTTCTTCGGGCCGCGCGCGGGTGCCAGGCGCGTCGTCACAATCCATGACGCCTTCGCCTTTGTCTATCCTGAGACGCACAACCGGCTCGACAACTGGCGCTACCATGCGATGCTGACACGAGCCGCCCGCCGCGCCGACATGGTTCTGACCGACAGCGACCACTCGCGCCAGGATCTCAAGCGCTACCTGGCGATCCCCGACGCCAACCTGCGCCTGATCCACTGCGGCCTCGACCCACGCTTCCAGCCGGTCGGCGACGATCACGAGCGCCGCGCGGTGCTGGCGCGCTATGGCATCCAGCCGCCCTATCTGCTCTACGTCGGCGGGATCAACGCCCGCAAAAATATTGCGCGGCTGCTCGAGGCATTCGCGCGCGTGCGCGAGCGTCATGCCGCCCTGAAGCTGGTGATCGGCGGCAAGCGTCAGTGGCAGACTGGCGCGATCGACGCGACCTTTGAGCGGCTGGCGCTGCATGAGCATGTGCAGTTCACCGGCTACCTGGCAGACGCCGATCTGCCCGCGCTGTACAGCGCCGCCGAGGTCTTTGTCTTTCCCTCGCTCTACGAAGGCTTTGGCCTGCCGCCGCTCGAAGCGCTGGCCTGCGGCACACCCGTCGTCACCTCTAACGCCTCGTCGCTGCCGGAGGTCGTCGGCGATGCCGCCCTGACCGTCGATCCGTACGCGGTCGACGCGCTCGCCACGGCGATCCAGCGCGCTCTCACCGATGCAGCGCTACGAGCTGATCTGCGCCAGCGCGGCCTCAGCCGGGCGCGACAGTTCACCTGGCAGCGAGCCGCGCGCGAGGTCTTCGAGGTCTATCAGCACGTGCTGGGACGGGCGCTGGATGGTACAATGCCTGAGGCCGTCCCCGCCGATCGGCAGAGTATCGGGTCATGA
- a CDS encoding M20/M25/M40 family metallo-hydrolase → MTEPRTSLEAVFQWIDTQRDAAIADLQRFCRQPSVAAQSWGMAEMAQMVQDALRDLGAETQSIATAGFPVIVGRIQGETPRHLAIYNHYDVQPPEPLDAWSVQPFAAEIRDGKLYARGVADNKGNLVARLWAARAWLAVYGRLPCAVTFLFEGEEEIGSPHLGSFAAANQDLISADACLWEAGYCDEDRTLSLYAGLKGMLYVELRVRGVAFDLHSSTAPLAPNAAWRLVQALNSLRDPAGRVHIPGFYDAVQPPTERERELMRVFPVDVESLRQLWGVERVLGPDADAAAQTERLLFEPTCNICGLWSGYSGPGTKTVLPATAGAKLDFRLVPHQDPQVILGQLRQHLHEQGFDDVEVVELEGTERPAQSPVETPLMDALIRSARQVYGIEPRVQPRMAATGPMEQLCQRYGVPAIGGAGVGYLGSRTHAPDENIRLDDFILGIKHVAALLAEFAS, encoded by the coding sequence ATGACTGAACCGCGCACATCGCTTGAGGCCGTATTCCAATGGATCGACACGCAGCGCGATGCCGCAATCGCTGATTTGCAGCGTTTTTGCCGCCAGCCGAGCGTGGCCGCGCAGAGCTGGGGCATGGCCGAGATGGCACAGATGGTGCAGGACGCGCTGCGCGATCTCGGCGCTGAAACCCAGTCGATCGCCACCGCAGGCTTTCCCGTGATCGTCGGGCGCATCCAGGGCGAGACGCCCCGGCATCTGGCGATCTACAACCACTACGATGTTCAGCCCCCGGAGCCGCTCGATGCGTGGAGCGTCCAGCCGTTCGCCGCCGAGATCCGCGACGGCAAGCTCTATGCCCGTGGCGTCGCCGACAACAAGGGCAACCTCGTGGCGCGACTCTGGGCGGCGCGCGCCTGGCTGGCCGTGTACGGCAGGCTGCCCTGCGCCGTCACCTTTCTCTTCGAGGGCGAAGAAGAGATCGGCAGCCCGCATCTTGGCTCGTTTGCCGCCGCGAATCAAGATCTGATCAGCGCCGACGCCTGCCTCTGGGAGGCGGGGTATTGCGATGAAGATCGCACGCTCTCGCTGTACGCCGGGCTCAAAGGCATGCTCTACGTCGAGCTGCGGGTGCGCGGCGTCGCCTTCGATCTGCACTCCAGCACCGCGCCGCTCGCGCCCAACGCGGCCTGGCGTCTGGTCCAGGCGCTCAACAGCCTGCGCGATCCCGCTGGCCGCGTACACATCCCCGGCTTTTACGACGCCGTGCAGCCGCCGACCGAGCGCGAGCGTGAGCTGATGCGCGTCTTTCCGGTCGATGTCGAGTCCTTGCGGCAGCTCTGGGGCGTCGAGCGTGTGCTTGGCCCCGACGCCGACGCGGCTGCGCAGACCGAGCGGCTGCTCTTCGAGCCGACCTGCAACATCTGTGGTCTGTGGAGCGGCTACAGCGGCCCCGGCACCAAGACGGTGCTCCCGGCGACGGCGGGCGCGAAGCTCGATTTTCGGCTGGTGCCGCATCAGGACCCGCAGGTGATTCTGGGGCAACTGCGGCAGCACCTCCACGAGCAAGGCTTTGACGATGTGGAGGTTGTGGAGCTGGAAGGCACCGAGCGTCCGGCGCAAAGCCCGGTCGAGACGCCGCTGATGGATGCGCTGATCCGCTCGGCGCGACAGGTGTACGGCATCGAGCCACGGGTTCAGCCGCGCATGGCCGCGACCGGCCCGATGGAGCAGCTCTGCCAGCGCTATGGCGTCCCCGCGATCGGCGGCGCTGGTGTGGGCTACCTGGGCTCGCGCACGCACGCCCCCGACGAAAACATCCGGCTCGACGATTTTATCCTCGGCATCAAGCATGTCGCCGCGCTGCTCGCCGAGTTCGCCAGCTAA
- a CDS encoding zinc ribbon domain-containing protein: MAYVEDLLGQEFVCARCHQKGAHVERLSMSGAGFSRLFEIQPYRYAFASCTNCGYTEVYNLEVLEGRDDLGTFLDVLFG; encoded by the coding sequence ATGGCCTACGTCGAGGATCTCCTGGGACAGGAGTTTGTCTGCGCCCGCTGCCACCAGAAGGGCGCGCATGTCGAGCGGCTGTCGATGTCGGGGGCCGGATTTTCGCGACTCTTCGAGATTCAGCCTTACCGGTACGCTTTTGCCTCATGCACCAACTGCGGCTACACTGAGGTCTACAATCTGGAAGTCCTTGAAGGCCGCGACGATCTTGGGACATTCTTAGATGTCCTCTTTGGATGA
- a CDS encoding CPBP family glutamic-type intramembrane protease — MIALILRHFPLASARLLWVYLLLITVAELITSLASPQLGLLMHALLLVGFTLHGALGQRTSAGKLALGLTLAPLIRLLSLSLPLLSFPQMAWYPLVSIPLLIALWLIVRQLGMPRRSLGLCSGNPVNELLLASIGIVLGVIEYLILQPRPMVSSLSWHTLLLPSLSLLIFTGFTEEIIFRGLLQALALPALGRAAFAYVALLFAVLHIGYLSLSDVLFVFAVGIVFAYIVHWSGSILGVTLAHGLTNIMLFLIMPYLAQHPAAPLNTFAPWVLWVGIGLSALAVTLVLVRWIRVRRALLAGVSPATIRALRRDHGITYVNLSQRTGIPSRILAAIEHGQHPLQPEHRAALAQALHSLPTTGGER, encoded by the coding sequence ATGATCGCACTGATCCTCCGCCACTTCCCGCTCGCCTCGGCCCGCCTGCTCTGGGTCTATCTGCTGCTGATCACCGTGGCCGAGCTGATCACGTCGCTGGCGAGCCCGCAGCTTGGGCTGCTGATGCACGCGCTGCTGCTGGTTGGCTTCACGCTCCACGGCGCGCTCGGCCAGCGCACCAGCGCGGGAAAGCTTGCGCTGGGCCTGACGCTCGCGCCGCTGATCCGGCTGCTGTCGCTCTCGCTGCCGCTGCTGAGCTTTCCGCAGATGGCCTGGTATCCGCTGGTGTCGATCCCGCTGCTGATCGCGCTGTGGCTGATCGTGCGGCAGCTTGGCATGCCGCGTCGTTCGCTGGGCCTGTGCTCCGGCAATCCGGTCAACGAGCTGCTGCTGGCAAGCATCGGCATCGTCCTGGGCGTGATCGAGTATCTGATCCTTCAGCCCAGGCCGATGGTGAGTAGCCTCTCCTGGCACACGCTGCTGCTGCCGTCGCTCAGCCTGCTGATCTTCACCGGCTTTACCGAGGAGATTATCTTTCGCGGCCTGCTGCAAGCTCTGGCGCTGCCCGCGCTTGGCCGCGCCGCGTTTGCCTATGTCGCGCTGCTGTTTGCGGTGCTGCACATCGGCTACCTGTCGCTCTCGGATGTGCTCTTTGTCTTCGCCGTCGGGATCGTCTTTGCGTACATCGTGCATTGGAGCGGCTCGATCCTGGGCGTGACGCTGGCCCACGGCCTGACGAATATCATGCTTTTTTTGATCATGCCCTACCTGGCGCAGCATCCCGCCGCGCCGCTCAACACCTTCGCGCCGTGGGTGCTGTGGGTGGGCATCGGCCTGAGCGCGCTCGCTGTCACCCTGGTGCTCGTGCGCTGGATTCGTGTTCGCAGAGCGCTGCTGGCTGGCGTCTCTCCCGCCACGATTCGCGCACTGCGTCGTGATCATGGCATAACGTATGTCAACCTATCGCAGCGCACCGGCATTCCGAGCCGCATCCTGGCCGCGATCGAGCACGGCCAGCATCCATTGCAGCCAGAGCATCGGGCGGCGCTTGCCCAGGCGCTCCACAGCCTGCCGACGACGGGCGGTGAGCGGTGA
- a CDS encoding DUF1616 domain-containing protein, translating to MIMKQTVATPVSEPMRQPVSTWIFYDLIALMSCALLLPLLVVLPLPLLRVPLGLVLVLFAPGYALSAALFARHHDLDSVTRLSLSVGLSIAALPLLALALDLLPWGIRLWPMTIALAAWIGAWSLIAAIRRSLLLRSQAAMQPTPPIAVQGWWHELSPHRRLSYAGSALAGAALLLWVVVGLPALTASRPTTEFYMLGPEGLAQDYPHAAIVGAEMQVPLGIHNHEGRSVTYRVEARSGTQQLARIDEIEVAAGAIWEHPLRYLPAQAGDDQRIDILLFRANESVPYRQLHLWIDAQEPLR from the coding sequence ATGATTATGAAACAGACCGTCGCCACGCCCGTATCCGAGCCTATGCGCCAACCCGTGAGCACATGGATCTTCTATGATCTGATCGCGCTGATGAGCTGCGCGCTGCTGCTGCCGCTGCTGGTTGTGCTGCCCCTGCCGCTGCTGCGCGTGCCGCTGGGCCTGGTGCTGGTGCTGTTCGCTCCCGGCTACGCGCTCAGCGCCGCGCTCTTTGCCCGCCACCACGACCTGGATAGCGTGACCCGGCTGTCGCTGAGCGTCGGGCTGAGCATCGCCGCGCTGCCGCTGCTGGCGCTCGCGCTCGATCTGCTGCCCTGGGGCATTCGCCTCTGGCCGATGACGATCGCGCTGGCAGCCTGGATCGGCGCGTGGAGCCTGATCGCCGCCATTCGTCGCAGCCTCTTGCTCCGCTCGCAGGCCGCCATGCAGCCGACTCCGCCGATCGCGGTGCAGGGCTGGTGGCATGAGCTGAGTCCCCACCGACGGCTGAGCTACGCCGGAAGCGCTCTGGCCGGAGCAGCGCTGCTGCTGTGGGTGGTGGTTGGCCTGCCCGCGCTGACGGCATCCAGGCCCACGACCGAATTTTATATGCTGGGGCCTGAGGGCCTGGCCCAGGATTATCCCCACGCGGCAATCGTCGGCGCAGAGATGCAGGTGCCGCTCGGCATCCACAACCACGAAGGCAGATCCGTCACCTATCGTGTCGAGGCGCGCTCCGGCACGCAGCAGCTTGCCCGGATCGATGAGATTGAGGTCGCCGCCGGGGCAATCTGGGAGCATCCGCTGCGCTACCTGCCCGCTCAGGCTGGCGACGACCAGCGCATCGACATTCTGCTCTTCCGCGCGAACGAGTCAGTGCCCTACCGCCAGCTGCACCTGTGGATCGATGCCCAGGAGCCGCTCCGATGA
- a CDS encoding serine hydrolase yields the protein MRRSLLLVMILLLLSACGSGGAGVQPTSDALETPVSSPLPTTTATATATPTATATAVLPTPTASAAAQATVIYQALGTGSVEAIDTATGSRIILADPTQPQQRLPWSAAPDGNTIAVITGRWQTSGAATQIERAALWTVAVNGMQPRKLLDLVPTGFGDAQPDLQMVLTDERFQTLAWTPDGQTIVVVSAHEGQLDLYAVAVDGSGARRLTNTPALEFQPSLSPDGRELSYGSAATFGTGAEWSNVGAWAQPLDGGERRAISGQDTSATASATDDTAAAEQLPDGALPVGWNGPARYFFAPQADNPGRWQLYRRADGADQAVGQPLDEQPVSPRLITSDTPLPLVVPTSTPTAQPDPTVQPTAQPTPPPAASPAFDELRGTLETLIAEWAGEHAVSVTDLQTGQTIAVNGARPQLAACTVKIVMMMAVAQDIEAGRYTEAEVDGLVRAAMGPSYTPPARDLIQRIGGGDIGAGIRRINEIMWGLGATNSILTHPPGYFWEEYGYADSHGTSENRLTTDDLSLILSKLYRGEALSPWATEYVLKSMTIAPDWMDQPLRGPLPADAQLYHKIGQLYEPENTWNDAGIVVFERGGQRYAYVISYLGSYGPSWQDAYAHATTLSDTVWRYFSAAYP from the coding sequence ATGAGACGCTCCCTGCTCCTGGTGATGATACTGCTGCTGCTTTCGGCGTGCGGCTCCGGCGGCGCTGGTGTACAGCCCACCTCCGACGCGCTGGAAACGCCCGTGTCATCGCCATTGCCAACCACCACAGCCACGGCCACGGCCACGCCGACCGCGACCGCGACCGCTGTACTGCCGACTCCAACCGCCAGCGCTGCGGCTCAGGCAACGGTGATCTACCAGGCGCTCGGCACCGGCAGCGTCGAGGCGATCGATACCGCCACCGGCAGCCGCATCATCCTAGCCGACCCGACACAGCCGCAGCAGCGCCTCCCGTGGAGCGCCGCGCCCGACGGCAACACCATCGCGGTTATCACCGGGCGCTGGCAGACGAGCGGCGCGGCGACTCAGATCGAGCGGGCGGCGCTCTGGACCGTTGCCGTCAACGGCATGCAGCCTCGCAAGCTGCTCGATCTGGTGCCGACAGGCTTCGGTGATGCGCAGCCCGATCTGCAAATGGTCCTGACCGACGAGCGCTTTCAAACGCTGGCCTGGACGCCCGACGGCCAGACGATTGTGGTGGTATCGGCGCACGAGGGCCAGCTCGATCTGTACGCGGTCGCCGTCGACGGCAGCGGCGCACGACGGCTGACGAACACGCCCGCTCTTGAGTTCCAGCCGTCGCTCTCGCCCGATGGACGCGAGCTATCCTATGGCAGCGCAGCGACCTTCGGCACCGGCGCGGAGTGGAGCAACGTTGGAGCGTGGGCGCAGCCATTGGATGGCGGCGAGCGTCGCGCGATCTCAGGCCAGGACACGAGCGCCACAGCCAGCGCGACGGATGACACCGCCGCAGCAGAGCAGCTCCCAGACGGCGCGCTGCCGGTCGGCTGGAACGGACCCGCGCGCTATTTCTTCGCGCCGCAGGCGGACAATCCGGGCCGCTGGCAGCTCTACCGCCGAGCCGACGGCGCAGACCAGGCGGTCGGCCAGCCGCTCGACGAGCAGCCGGTCAGCCCGCGCCTGATCACCAGCGACACGCCGCTGCCGCTTGTTGTGCCCACGAGCACACCCACGGCGCAACCCGATCCGACGGTCCAGCCGACAGCGCAGCCAACACCGCCGCCAGCGGCCAGCCCCGCATTCGATGAGCTGCGCGGCACGCTGGAGACGCTGATCGCGGAGTGGGCGGGCGAGCACGCCGTCAGCGTCACCGATCTCCAGACAGGCCAAACGATCGCCGTCAACGGAGCGCGGCCACAACTGGCGGCCTGTACCGTCAAAATCGTGATGATGATGGCCGTCGCCCAGGACATCGAGGCCGGTCGCTACACCGAGGCCGAGGTCGACGGGCTGGTCCGCGCGGCCATGGGGCCAAGCTATACGCCACCGGCGCGCGATCTGATTCAGCGCATCGGCGGCGGCGATATTGGCGCGGGCATTCGGCGCATCAACGAGATCATGTGGGGCCTGGGCGCGACCAACTCGATCTTGACGCATCCGCCGGGCTACTTCTGGGAAGAGTACGGCTACGCCGACAGCCACGGCACCAGCGAGAATCGCCTGACAACCGACGATCTGAGTCTGATCCTGAGCAAGCTCTACCGAGGCGAGGCGCTCTCGCCCTGGGCCACCGAGTATGTGCTCAAAAGCATGACGATCGCGCCCGACTGGATGGATCAGCCCTTGCGCGGCCCGCTGCCAGCCGATGCACAGCTCTACCACAAGATCGGCCAGCTCTACGAGCCGGAGAACACCTGGAACGATGCCGGGATCGTCGTGTTCGAGCGCGGCGGGCAGCGCTATGCCTACGTCATCTCGTACCTGGGCAGCTACGGCCCAAGCTGGCAAGATGCCTACGCCCATGCCACGACGCTTTCGGATACGGTCTGGCGCTATTTCAGCGCAGCCTACCCGTAG
- a CDS encoding lipopolysaccharide biosynthesis protein, with product MKHRLLQIPLLRSATLLTLVNIVNTGLAMLSGLYVARQLDTQQYGHYAYMANVFLLMILFLGFGLSSQISKDAAEHDGQHLARFQERLGSLIALRLGTALLAAVCGGLLWSVSRESVYLYAGGSAALFVWVDFVTALFSGLQRIRRVAILMIVQPLSFILLLLAIPIRQEATVYTIFLSSQIVSAAMACALVIKLPKLQPWPRFAQIRHLRWSDMVAGQVYIIVLLQTAYSAYGVTVLGALKQYDAAGELSIALTVVRMLPLLFGSLITVLYYPRLCAIHTQGEHQRFQRAAYVVYHSSTVIAAGCAALLVIYPDVVINVLYTSRHAAATPVLGIIALMSLFSIVDQILTWTLVASDRASAALPPLLVRLGLVLLTLPLAALVDRALLPQIVALAYIGSSFVGWIVQLRASSVIGVVRAIGFTTVVVGLGCVIGLAVRFVIPWPALPYGDESSLVVAALCYGMLGVYGLWKRWHAAHGLLGEEA from the coding sequence ATGAAACATCGATTGCTTCAGATACCGCTGCTGCGCTCGGCAACGCTGCTCACACTGGTCAATATTGTGAACACCGGGCTAGCGATGCTCAGCGGCCTGTACGTCGCGCGGCAGCTCGATACGCAGCAGTACGGGCACTATGCCTACATGGCAAATGTCTTTTTGCTGATGATCCTCTTCCTTGGCTTCGGATTGAGCAGCCAGATCTCAAAGGATGCCGCAGAGCATGACGGGCAGCATCTCGCGCGCTTTCAGGAGCGGCTCGGTAGTCTGATCGCCCTGCGGCTGGGAACGGCGCTGCTGGCGGCAGTGTGCGGCGGGCTGCTCTGGAGCGTCAGCCGGGAGAGCGTGTACCTGTATGCGGGTGGATCTGCCGCGCTCTTTGTGTGGGTCGATTTTGTGACGGCTTTGTTTAGCGGATTGCAGCGCATCCGGCGCGTCGCGATCCTGATGATCGTGCAGCCGCTGAGCTTCATCCTGCTGCTCCTGGCGATCCCGATTCGGCAGGAAGCGACGGTCTATACCATCTTTCTTAGCTCGCAGATCGTCAGCGCGGCGATGGCCTGCGCGCTCGTGATCAAGCTGCCTAAGCTCCAGCCCTGGCCGCGCTTTGCACAGATCAGGCATCTACGGTGGTCCGATATGGTCGCAGGCCAGGTCTACATCATCGTCCTGCTACAGACAGCCTACAGCGCGTATGGCGTGACCGTCTTGGGCGCGCTGAAGCAGTATGATGCCGCCGGTGAGCTATCGATTGCGCTAACGGTCGTGCGCATGCTGCCGTTACTCTTCGGCAGCCTGATCACCGTGCTCTACTATCCGCGCTTATGCGCGATCCATACCCAAGGCGAGCACCAGCGATTCCAGCGCGCAGCGTATGTCGTCTATCACAGCAGCACGGTGATCGCCGCCGGATGCGCCGCATTACTCGTAATCTATCCCGATGTCGTGATCAATGTGCTGTACACCAGCCGTCATGCAGCCGCGACTCCTGTGCTGGGAATCATCGCGCTGATGAGCTTGTTTAGCATCGTCGACCAGATTTTGACATGGACCCTGGTCGCCTCGGATCGGGCCTCCGCCGCGCTGCCGCCGCTGCTCGTGCGCCTGGGCCTTGTACTGCTGACACTGCCGCTCGCAGCGCTGGTCGATCGCGCGCTGCTGCCGCAGATCGTCGCGCTGGCCTATATCGGATCGTCGTTTGTCGGCTGGATTGTGCAGCTCCGCGCCTCAAGCGTCATCGGCGTGGTTCGCGCGATCGGATTTACCACAGTCGTCGTCGGGCTGGGCTGCGTCATCGGGCTGGCCGTGCGCTTCGTGATCCCCTGGCCCGCGCTGCCCTACGGCGACGAGAGCAGCCTGGTGGTTGCGGCGCTCTGCTACGGCATGCTCGGCGTGTATGGGCTCTGGAAGCGCTGGCACGCAGCACATGGGCTGTTGGGAGAGGAAGCTTAA
- a CDS encoding DUF2723 domain-containing protein, which yields MDTIDARPEAEPVANQRRSTVRWSLAAAGPAFVAALTLYAATAAPTITARYGGADGGELAAVALSGGVAHPPGYPSYLLLARAALLLPWGEPARRLALLSALCGALAVACTALLVALRPSVSSARTLRSRSIAGLYAGLTLMLSARLWSQAIIVEVYALHLLWLTLCALLFCGWLGTGRAALLAVAAGGFGLGLGTHLTLGALLPAAIVAWTVAPRRDLIRPGLALAAVAALLASLALYGCLPLWAAREALPSWGDPRSPWGWWQHISAAEYRYLVGAAPWSQRLARLGHAARDLLAQPGPIALALAIGWGLPRGWHSDRPLLALSGIVALSSLLFAIGYGGADSSVYLLPWTWAWCVWAGLGAGALWTQLGGSARRWLLRSVLGALLAGGLVWSLAVQYRSLDLHADTSERERVVARLMALEPDAIVLTSADADTFGGWYLQRALGVRRDVLVVDTRLLRWSWYRAQLARQLGATDDGAICRTLQSSARPRYRLDAESGSVESEAEIEETVCAGE from the coding sequence GTGGACACGATCGACGCGCGACCTGAGGCCGAGCCAGTGGCTAACCAGCGCCGCTCGACGGTGCGCTGGTCGCTGGCGGCTGCCGGTCCTGCATTCGTCGCGGCGCTCACGCTCTACGCCGCGACCGCAGCGCCCACGATCACGGCGCGCTATGGCGGCGCTGACGGCGGCGAGCTAGCAGCGGTTGCGCTCAGCGGCGGTGTCGCGCATCCTCCGGGCTATCCCTCGTATCTCTTGCTGGCGCGCGCGGCGCTGCTGCTGCCGTGGGGCGAGCCAGCCCGACGCCTCGCGCTGCTCTCGGCGCTGTGCGGCGCGCTGGCGGTCGCCTGCACCGCGCTGCTGGTCGCGCTACGACCCTCAGTATCTTCCGCTCGTACGTTACGGTCGCGCTCGATCGCCGGGCTGTACGCCGGGCTGACGCTCATGCTGTCTGCGCGGCTGTGGTCGCAGGCGATCATCGTCGAGGTGTACGCGCTGCATCTGCTCTGGCTGACGCTCTGCGCGCTGCTGTTTTGTGGATGGCTCGGCACCGGACGCGCGGCGCTGCTCGCGGTGGCGGCGGGCGGTTTTGGCCTGGGCTTGGGCACGCATCTCACGCTGGGCGCGCTGCTCCCGGCGGCGATCGTGGCCTGGACCGTCGCTCCCCGTCGCGACCTGATCAGGCCAGGGCTGGCGCTGGCGGCTGTGGCGGCGCTGCTGGCGAGCCTGGCGCTGTATGGCTGCCTGCCGCTGTGGGCGGCGCGTGAGGCGCTGCCAAGCTGGGGCGATCCGCGCAGCCCGTGGGGCTGGTGGCAGCATATCAGCGCGGCGGAGTATCGCTATCTGGTCGGCGCGGCTCCGTGGTCGCAGCGCCTGGCGCGGCTGGGACACGCAGCACGCGATCTCCTGGCTCAGCCGGGTCCGATCGCGCTTGCCCTGGCGATCGGCTGGGGGCTGCCGCGCGGCTGGCACAGCGACCGACCGCTGCTTGCGCTGAGCGGGATCGTCGCGCTGAGCAGCCTGCTGTTTGCGATCGGCTACGGCGGCGCGGATAGCTCGGTCTATCTGCTGCCGTGGACCTGGGCCTGGTGTGTGTGGGCCGGGCTGGGCGCTGGCGCGCTCTGGACGCAGCTCGGCGGCAGCGCTCGGCGGTGGCTGCTCCGCTCTGTGCTCGGCGCGCTGCTGGCAGGAGGTCTGGTGTGGTCGCTGGCGGTGCAGTACCGCAGCCTGGATCTGCACGCCGATACCAGCGAGCGCGAGCGCGTGGTGGCGCGGCTGATGGCACTAGAGCCGGACGCGATTGTGCTCACCAGCGCCGACGCGGATACGTTCGGCGGGTGGTACCTCCAGCGCGCGCTCGGTGTGCGGCGCGATGTGCTGGTGGTCGATACGCGGCTGCTGCGCTGGTCCTGGTATCGCGCGCAACTGGCGCGGCAGCTCGGCGCTACGGATGACGGCGCGATCTGCCGGACGTTGCAGAGCAGCGCCCGCCCGCGCTACCGGCTAGATGCCGAGAGCGGATCGGTGGAGTCGGAAGCGGAGATCGAGGAGACGGTGTGCGCGGGGGAGTGA